From the genome of Perca flavescens isolate YP-PL-M2 chromosome 12, PFLA_1.0, whole genome shotgun sequence, one region includes:
- the myadmb gene encoding myeloid-associated differentiation marker homolog: protein MAVVLHSSPLLWTRLAALIFSCVAFSVAVHGGRLYHGTGDWCIFCWAFSFAGTLLVILVELFGLQTRAPVSWKNFPITFACYAALLCLSASIIFPLYYLKGSTGQSEIRDYRIVSTVFSCLATIAYITEVSISKARPGEVAGYMATAPGLLKVCETFVACVIFVFITDPVLYDRHDALKYCMSVYCICFILSAVIILLCIGECTSCLPFPFARFLSAYALLAVVLYLSATIIWPIFNFDPKNGGQKDRPYSCSSALGLCQWDKCMTVAVLTAVNFILYLADLIYSSRLVFVSA from the coding sequence ATGGCTGTAGTCCTCCACTCCAGCCCCCTCCTATGGACACGGTTGGCAGCCCTGATCTTCTCCTGCGTGGCCTTCTCCGTGGCCGTGCATGGAGGCAGACTCTACCACGGCACCGGAGACTGGTGCATCTTCTGCTGGGCCTTCAGTTTCGCCGGGACTCTGCTTGTCATCCTGGTGGAGCTCTTCGGCCTTCAGACCAGGGCCCCTGTTTCCTGGAAGAACTTCCCTATCACCTTCGCGTGCTACGCCGCCCTGCTCTGCCTGTCCGCCTCCATCATCTTCCCTCTCTACTACCTCAAGGGATCTACAGGCCAGAGTGAAATCCGCGACTACCGCATCGTGTCAACAGTGTTCTCCTGTCTGGCCACCATCGCCTATATTACCGAGGTGAGCATCAGCAAGGCGCGTCCGGGCGAGGTGGCTGGCTACATGGCCACAGCCCCGGGCCTGCTGAAAGTCTGCGAGACCTTTGTGGCCTGCGTCATCTTCGTCTTCATCACTGACCCCGTGCTGTACGACCGTCACGACGCGCTCAAGTACTGCATGTCCGTCTACTGCATCTGCTTCATCCTGTCGGCAGTCATCATCCTGCTCTGCATAGGCGAATGCACCAGCTGCCTCCCCTTCCCGTTTGCACGCTTCCTGTCTGCCTACGCCCTGCTGGCCGTGGTCCTCTATCTATCAGCAACCATCATCTGGCCCATTTTCAACTTTGATCCCAAGAATGGCGGACAAAAAGATAGGCCCTACAGTTGCAGCTCCGCGCTGGGGCTGTGCCAGTGGGATAAGTGCATGACGGTGGCTGTGCTCACAGCTGTCAACTTCATCCTTTATCTGGCCGACCTGATCTACTCCTCCCGCCTGGTGTTTGTCAGCGCTTGA